From one Humulus lupulus chromosome 8, drHumLupu1.1, whole genome shotgun sequence genomic stretch:
- the LOC133796800 gene encoding early nodulin-like protein 18, with amino-acid sequence MAFQSFLPHLLLLISLLPCFISSSGAYKFYVGGREGWVSKPSENYKYNQWAERNRFQVNDTIYFKYTKGLDSVLVVNKNDYENCNTKNPIMKYEDGNSEFKFDRSGPFNFISGKNCNEGQKLIVVVLAIRPKQGSAPHPAPGAHSPAASPPTGSRPISPFPSPTTAPVSAPSPLSQAPTSSPTLAPSSPSPTSQAPTGSPVQTPTTSPSPTSQAPTGSPVQTPSTSPSPASDSPTGSPAPSSNSPTNSPAGAPSPFSPSPTYSVPSPSPASTVPTSSPVPSADSPTNSPAETPSVLTPSPTSLSPEQPTPTPAGTGSSPGSSPPTSSDQVSPPGKAIAATILPSSLLVSWFTVLVTMAILHKY; translated from the exons ATGGCGTTTCAGAGCTTTCTTCCTCATCTACTCCTACTGATTTCACTACTTCCTTGCTTTATTTCTTCTTCTGGAGCTTACAAATTCTACGTAGGAGGAAGAGAAGGTTGGGTTTCAAAACCTTCAGAGAATTACAAATACAATCAGTGGGCTGAGAGAAACCGATTTCAAGTCAATGACACTATTT ATTTTAAGTACACGAAAGGGTTGGACTCTGTTTTGGTGGTGAACAAAAACGATTACGAAAATTGCAACACCAAAAATCCTATTATGAAATATGAAGATGGAAATTCTGAATTCAAGTTTGATCGTTCCGGTCCTTTCAACTTCATCAGTGGGAAAAACTGTAACGAGGGACAGAAACTAATCGTCGTCGTTTTGGCCATAAGGCCAAAGCAAGGTAGTGCTCCTCATCCGGCTCCCGGAGCACACTCTCCGGCAGCCTCTCCCCCAACTGGGTCAAGACCCATCTCCCCTTTTCCTTCTCCAACGACAGCTCCGGTTTCCGCTCCGTCACCACTGTCACAGGCTCCAACTAGCTCTCCTACGCTAGCTCCTTCATCGCCTTCGCCAACCTCCCAAGCTCCAACTGGTTCTCCTGTGCAAACTCCAACGACTTCGCCTTCGCCAACCTCCCAGGCTCCGACTGGTTCTCCTGTACAAACTCCATCGACTTCGCCGTCTCCAGCTTCCGATTCTCCAACTGGTTCTCCAGCCCCATCATCGAATTCTCCCACCAACTCTCCGGCTGGAGCTCCGTCGCCATTTTCACCTTCACCAACTTATTCGGTGCCATCTCCGTCACCAGCATCAACAGTTCCGACCAGCTCTCCTGTGCCGTCTGCCGATTCTCCAACAAACTCTCCGGCTGAAACTCCGTCAGTTTTGACACCATCTCCGACATCTCTCTCACCTGAGCAGCCGACTCCAACGCCAGCAGGGACAGGTTCTTCGCCAGGTTCTTCGCCGCCAACATCTAGTGACCAGGTGTCTCCGCCGGGCAAGGCGATCGCTGCGACGATCCTTCCATCGAGCTTGTTGGTGTCTTGGTTTACTGTTCTGGTCACCATGGCTATACtccataaatattaa